The sequence AGTGGGTACTGTTTTCCGAGGGCGTAAACAAACTGCTGCAGGAGGGTGAGCATATTGAATAAAAATCAATTTATTAAAAAATTAACAAAAGGAATCAAAAAGCTTCCTAAAAATGAACAACAGGATATTATTCAAGACTTCGAAGAACATTTTGCAGCAGGGATGGCAGAAGGAAAAACGGAGACGGAAATCGCTGCTGCGTTAGGATCACCAAGTCAAGTTGCTAAAGAGCTTGTAGCAAACTACCGTCTTGAAAGGGTTCAAGATACTACCAACACTGGCAATATCCTCCGAGCTGTCTGGGCTGTAATAGGATTAGGCTTCTTCAATATGGTTATTGTGCTTGGCCCTTTTATTGCTTTAGTCTCATTAATTGCTGCTGGATGGATAATGGGTGGTGCATTTATCATATCTCCTTTACTTGCTTTGGTGAATTTAATCTTTTTTCCGGAGTCATTTATCCTTTTTGATTTATTTGTAGCGTTAGCTCTGACAGGAATTGGAATATTTATTGCTATTGGTATGTATTATATAACACGCTGGATATTTAAAGGCTTTGTTCGCTATTTGCAATATAATGTAAAGATGGTAAAGGGTGGTCTAAAGCATGGGTAACATCAAAAAGTTAAGCTTAATTGCCTTATTATTAATAATTATTGGTGGCATAGGAAGCTTGTTTACTTTTAAAACCTTAGAAAGAGGTACTGTTTCTGAGACGAAGGAAGTAGAGGCTAAAGAAGTATCAAATCTAAAGATAGATCTGATAAATGAAAAAGTGAATATTGTTCCTACTAAAGAGGCTGAAATAAAAATAGAACTTAAGGG is a genomic window of Virgibacillus proomii containing:
- a CDS encoding DUF1700 domain-containing protein is translated as MNKNQFIKKLTKGIKKLPKNEQQDIIQDFEEHFAAGMAEGKTETEIAAALGSPSQVAKELVANYRLERVQDTTNTGNILRAVWAVIGLGFFNMVIVLGPFIALVSLIAAGWIMGGAFIISPLLALVNLIFFPESFILFDLFVALALTGIGIFIAIGMYYITRWIFKGFVRYLQYNVKMVKGGLKHG